Proteins encoded in a region of the Isosphaeraceae bacterium EP7 genome:
- a CDS encoding aminotransferase class I/II-fold pyridoxal phosphate-dependent enzyme, producing MIRDHASVNKPTGRNEPEDSTRCARPAEAPPMATEPLVPPLHLSAVYKIKGLDQVDALYGGEQSGYIYARDGHPNASQLAAKVASLEGAEAALVCASGMGAEAAPLLALLGSGDHIALSEGVYGRTSVLVNELSRYGVTHSTFDPTSPESLQDALTGKTRVVFAETLSNPLLRLADLPGLAEVAREAGATFLVDHTFAPLLCRPIALGADAVTHSATKLIGGHADLTQGVLAGSRELVTRAGSLASTFGMTGNPFESWLALRGLSTLALRVERTSTTALELAGRLERVNQVYAVHYPGLAVHPDHVRARSLLGTKFGAMLTFDLGSRAAADRFIRTLEHIPFAPSLGDVSTTLSHPVTTSHRSFTPERAAALGITPGLIRLSVGLEDPADLWADLSQALEDLK from the coding sequence ATGATCAGGGACCATGCCAGCGTGAACAAGCCGACCGGCCGGAACGAGCCCGAAGATTCAACCCGATGCGCCCGGCCTGCCGAGGCTCCGCCCATGGCGACCGAGCCCCTGGTCCCTCCGCTGCACTTGAGCGCGGTCTACAAGATCAAAGGGCTCGACCAAGTCGACGCGCTGTATGGGGGAGAGCAGTCTGGCTACATCTACGCACGCGACGGGCATCCGAATGCGTCACAGCTTGCGGCCAAGGTCGCGTCGCTGGAAGGGGCCGAGGCGGCCCTGGTCTGTGCCTCGGGCATGGGGGCCGAGGCCGCGCCGCTGCTGGCATTGCTCGGGTCCGGCGACCACATCGCCCTGTCCGAAGGGGTTTATGGCCGGACTTCGGTGCTGGTGAACGAACTCAGCCGCTACGGCGTGACTCATTCCACGTTCGACCCCACGAGTCCTGAGAGTTTGCAGGATGCCCTCACGGGCAAGACGCGGGTGGTGTTCGCCGAGACGCTTTCCAACCCGCTGCTGCGTCTGGCCGACCTGCCGGGGCTCGCCGAGGTCGCTCGCGAGGCGGGTGCCACCTTCCTCGTCGACCATACGTTCGCCCCCCTGCTCTGTCGGCCGATCGCGCTGGGGGCCGACGCGGTGACGCATTCGGCGACGAAGCTGATTGGCGGGCATGCGGACCTGACGCAGGGGGTGCTTGCGGGTTCCAGAGAGTTGGTGACGCGGGCCGGCTCGCTGGCCTCGACGTTCGGGATGACGGGCAACCCGTTCGAGAGCTGGCTGGCGCTTCGAGGATTGTCGACGCTCGCGTTGCGGGTGGAGCGGACCTCGACGACTGCTTTGGAGCTGGCAGGGCGGCTGGAAAGGGTGAATCAGGTCTACGCGGTCCATTATCCCGGGCTGGCCGTTCACCCCGACCATGTGCGTGCCAGGTCGTTGCTGGGGACGAAGTTCGGGGCGATGTTGACCTTCGATCTGGGGAGCCGGGCCGCCGCGGATCGGTTCATCCGGACCCTGGAACATATCCCGTTCGCCCCGAGTCTAGGGGATGTCTCCACGACCCTGAGCCATCCGGTGACGACCAGCCATCGGTCGTTCACGCCCGAGCGGGCGGCGGCCCTGGGCATTACTCCGGGCCTGATCCGGCTATCCGTCGGCCTGGAAGATCCGGCGGACCTCTGGGCCGACCTGTCGCAGGCGCTCGAGGACCTGAAATGA
- a CDS encoding c-type cytochrome domain-containing protein, giving the protein MKLPLLASIISLSLAGLSAASEPIPVNLPKRTTPVSYANDVADLLAGKCVGCHSEGSAGGKLVMEDVASMLKGGKRGPALVAGKADESLLFTMSAHRVEPSMPPADKKDSKPLTSDELGLLKLWIDGGALDDSDAEGKAPESLVLGSLPPGVQPIVAVDMTADGARIAAGRANVVHVFDADSGMEIVSLGGHQDIIQSIRYSPDGSMLAAGSYQIVTLWRTPRGALKKTMTGHTDDVNALAISADGNVAYSAGLDKTIRAWTVADGKETRKIDHPAAQVLALALSPDGLTLLTGGGDGILRLITLADGKERLALKGHAGPVHDVAFLPDGLRVASVSEDGTGRIWELPAEGEVPGTPIVLNGHKGPVRALVLSKDGRRIFTGGDDHSIRSWRTFQGEAATTYGGHIGPVRALTLSPDGKVLLSGSADRSARLHDVASGKSLSTLGGHPGEVNSVAFSPDGSRVATAGAQGGVKVWETATGLGVIAFGHAEPGVKEVKPIRKVAFTGQGTLVTASAEKTLKSWAFEGTWSAMKTLGPHVFRVLALDFSPDGTLLAAGGGEPSRSGEVKVWEVNKGMLVRSMDELHSDTVFGVRFSPDGSLLATGSADKFLKVSRLLGGKDVRMFEGHTHHVLAVDWDKEGKRLVTGGADNVMKVWDLDSGEQLRTATPAGKQITAVRWVPGKPTLIAASGDTNVRAWNSENGAIERTFAGESDYVFGVATSADGSRIAAGGADGVLLIWDAKDGRIVRKIDPPAPSP; this is encoded by the coding sequence ATGAAACTTCCTCTCCTGGCCTCGATCATCAGCCTCTCGCTCGCGGGGCTCTCCGCGGCGTCCGAGCCGATCCCGGTGAATCTGCCGAAACGGACGACGCCGGTCAGCTACGCCAACGATGTGGCCGACCTGCTCGCGGGCAAGTGCGTCGGCTGCCACAGCGAGGGCTCGGCCGGCGGAAAGCTCGTGATGGAAGACGTCGCCTCGATGCTTAAAGGGGGCAAACGAGGCCCGGCCCTGGTCGCGGGTAAGGCGGACGAGAGCCTCCTCTTCACGATGTCAGCGCATCGCGTCGAGCCGTCGATGCCCCCCGCGGACAAGAAGGACTCCAAGCCGCTGACCTCCGATGAGTTGGGGCTGCTCAAGCTCTGGATCGACGGCGGGGCTCTGGATGATTCCGACGCCGAGGGCAAGGCGCCCGAGTCGCTCGTGCTGGGCTCGCTGCCTCCGGGCGTTCAGCCAATCGTGGCCGTGGACATGACCGCCGACGGGGCCCGCATCGCCGCGGGTCGTGCGAACGTGGTCCACGTCTTCGACGCCGACTCCGGCATGGAGATCGTCTCGCTGGGCGGTCATCAGGACATCATCCAGTCGATCCGCTACAGCCCCGACGGCTCGATGCTTGCGGCGGGGAGTTACCAGATCGTCACCCTCTGGAGGACTCCCCGCGGGGCCCTCAAAAAGACGATGACCGGGCACACCGACGATGTCAATGCCCTGGCAATCTCGGCCGACGGCAACGTCGCCTACTCGGCCGGCTTGGACAAGACGATCCGCGCCTGGACGGTCGCCGATGGCAAGGAGACGCGGAAGATCGACCACCCTGCGGCGCAGGTGCTCGCCCTCGCCCTTTCGCCCGACGGCCTGACCCTCCTGACCGGCGGCGGTGACGGCATCCTTCGTCTCATCACCTTGGCCGACGGCAAGGAGCGTCTCGCCTTGAAGGGGCACGCCGGTCCGGTGCACGACGTCGCCTTCCTGCCCGACGGGTTGCGGGTCGCCAGCGTCTCCGAGGATGGGACCGGGCGGATCTGGGAGCTTCCCGCCGAGGGTGAAGTGCCCGGCACGCCGATCGTGCTGAACGGCCACAAAGGCCCGGTGAGGGCCCTGGTCCTCAGCAAGGATGGTCGGCGGATCTTCACAGGAGGGGACGACCACTCGATTCGCTCATGGCGCACGTTTCAAGGCGAAGCCGCAACGACTTATGGCGGGCATATCGGTCCGGTTCGTGCGCTCACACTCTCGCCCGACGGCAAAGTATTGCTCAGCGGTTCTGCGGATCGGTCGGCCAGGCTGCATGACGTCGCCAGCGGGAAAAGCCTCTCGACTCTAGGAGGGCATCCGGGCGAGGTGAATTCGGTCGCGTTCTCGCCGGACGGCAGCCGGGTGGCGACTGCGGGTGCTCAGGGAGGGGTCAAGGTCTGGGAGACGGCCACCGGCTTGGGGGTGATCGCCTTCGGCCACGCCGAGCCCGGCGTGAAGGAGGTCAAGCCGATCCGCAAGGTCGCGTTCACCGGACAGGGGACTCTGGTCACGGCCTCGGCGGAGAAGACCCTGAAGTCGTGGGCGTTCGAGGGGACGTGGTCGGCGATGAAGACGCTCGGCCCGCACGTCTTCCGTGTCCTGGCACTGGACTTCAGTCCCGACGGGACGCTCCTCGCCGCGGGAGGGGGGGAACCGTCGAGGTCGGGTGAGGTGAAGGTCTGGGAGGTGAACAAGGGGATGCTCGTCCGGTCGATGGACGAGCTGCACAGCGACACCGTCTTCGGTGTCCGCTTCAGCCCCGACGGTTCGCTTCTGGCCACGGGGTCCGCCGACAAGTTCCTCAAAGTGAGTCGTTTGCTAGGTGGGAAGGATGTTCGGATGTTTGAAGGGCACACGCATCATGTGCTGGCCGTTGACTGGGACAAGGAGGGGAAGAGGCTCGTGACGGGCGGCGCGGACAACGTCATGAAGGTCTGGGACCTGGACTCGGGCGAGCAACTCAGGACCGCGACACCGGCCGGGAAGCAGATCACAGCGGTGCGCTGGGTCCCGGGTAAGCCGACCCTGATCGCCGCTTCG
- a CDS encoding AI-2E family transporter → MNRGTNYGTASLVTLAVLAVMAALYLMKVILIPIALALLLACLLSPITSFLRRVLPLGPIGAAVMLFLLAAFLGLYGASLTAESLVQAGNSLPADVERLSGGLSDRISDMIRDKPYLRGILPEPGTIDVLGDANRNLLIDKLSYGLADLTWGVAQGFIVLVLVLFLLAEGELLSPKLVRFFAPTSNDAASAQATLNDLTRQIRAFLVARTLINLGLGVVFALILWALGVKFPFALGLLAGLLNFIPYVGQAIGGGLPALVALGQSGAIGDGLIVAAVFLGLAGVEGYIITPMVLGRSLDLNGTTILIACLFWGFLWGLVGLIVAMPLTVCMKLVFQNVPEMYRWAELMSKVWHSPLPDPRLAGDPTLDGSGGAGGPTPAVGAGEMISS, encoded by the coding sequence GTGAATCGGGGCACGAATTACGGGACCGCATCGCTCGTCACCCTGGCCGTCCTGGCGGTCATGGCCGCTCTCTACCTGATGAAGGTGATTCTGATCCCGATTGCGCTGGCCCTGCTGCTGGCCTGCTTACTCTCGCCGATCACCTCGTTCTTGCGCAGGGTCTTGCCGTTGGGCCCGATCGGCGCGGCGGTGATGCTGTTCCTGTTGGCCGCCTTCCTGGGCCTTTATGGGGCGAGCCTGACGGCGGAAAGCCTGGTTCAGGCGGGGAATTCGCTCCCGGCGGACGTCGAACGGCTTTCCGGCGGCCTAAGCGACCGGATCTCGGACATGATCCGCGACAAGCCTTATTTGCGCGGGATCTTGCCTGAGCCGGGGACAATCGACGTGCTGGGGGACGCGAACCGTAACCTCCTGATCGACAAGTTGAGTTACGGGCTGGCCGACCTGACCTGGGGTGTGGCGCAAGGCTTCATCGTCTTGGTCCTTGTCCTCTTCCTGCTGGCTGAGGGTGAACTTCTCAGCCCGAAATTGGTCCGATTCTTCGCCCCGACCAGCAACGACGCGGCGTCGGCGCAGGCGACCTTGAACGACCTGACGCGACAGATCAGGGCGTTCCTCGTGGCCCGGACGCTGATCAATCTGGGACTGGGCGTGGTCTTCGCCCTGATCCTCTGGGCCCTGGGGGTGAAGTTTCCGTTCGCTCTGGGGCTGCTCGCCGGACTCCTGAATTTCATCCCCTACGTGGGCCAGGCGATCGGCGGCGGGTTGCCGGCCCTGGTGGCCCTGGGGCAGTCGGGCGCGATCGGCGACGGCCTGATCGTGGCGGCGGTGTTCCTGGGGCTTGCCGGGGTCGAGGGCTATATCATCACGCCGATGGTGCTGGGCCGGTCGCTCGACCTGAATGGCACGACGATCCTGATCGCCTGCCTGTTCTGGGGATTCCTCTGGGGGCTGGTCGGCCTGATCGTGGCGATGCCGCTGACGGTCTGCATGAAGCTCGTGTTCCAGAACGTGCCCGAGATGTATCGCTGGGCGGAGTTGATGAGCAAGGTCTGGCACTCCCCACTTCCCGACCCGAGGCTTGCCGGCGACCCGACGCTGGACGGGTCGGGCGGGGCCGGCGGGCCGACCCCGGCGGTCGGCGCTGGCGAGATGATCTCGAGCTGA
- a CDS encoding VTT domain-containing protein produces MQEYLQPLLDLLHAETVVKAGYVLMTIIIFVETGLLIGFCLPGDSLLVTAGIFAARGDLNIWWINALLIPAAILGDTVGYWIGYHAGGRLFQKEASLLFKPKHLRAAHDYYERHGGKTIVIARFMPIIRTFAPVVAGMGRMDYRRFLMFNVVGGVGWIVSMSLTGYFLGVLFPGAVKKLEIIIVVVVVISVLPAIIHFIRHRLKGHPESFVESLADPEVLDEPATMA; encoded by the coding sequence GTGCAAGAGTATTTGCAACCGTTGCTTGACCTGCTGCACGCCGAGACGGTCGTGAAGGCCGGCTATGTGCTGATGACGATCATCATCTTCGTGGAGACGGGGCTGCTCATCGGCTTCTGCCTGCCGGGCGACTCGCTGCTGGTGACGGCCGGCATCTTCGCGGCGCGCGGCGACCTGAACATCTGGTGGATCAACGCGCTGCTGATCCCGGCGGCCATCCTGGGCGACACGGTCGGCTACTGGATCGGCTACCACGCGGGGGGGAGGCTGTTCCAGAAGGAAGCCTCGCTGCTGTTCAAGCCGAAGCACCTGCGGGCGGCGCACGACTACTACGAGCGGCACGGCGGCAAGACGATCGTGATCGCGCGGTTCATGCCGATCATACGCACCTTCGCGCCGGTAGTCGCCGGCATGGGCCGGATGGATTATCGCCGGTTCCTGATGTTCAACGTGGTGGGCGGCGTCGGCTGGATCGTGAGCATGTCGCTGACGGGCTATTTCCTCGGGGTCTTGTTCCCGGGCGCGGTGAAGAAGCTGGAGATCATCATCGTCGTGGTGGTCGTGATCTCGGTCTTGCCGGCGATCATCCACTTCATCAGGCACAGGCTGAAGGGGCACCCTGAGTCGTTCGTGGAGTCGCTCGCGGACCCCGAGGTGCTCGACGAGCCGGCGACGATGGCCTGA
- a CDS encoding MotA/TolQ/ExbB proton channel family protein, translating into MSKVLARVGLGSMGAFGPCLALALCLMSVPSEAQEPPGAAAKAEPAAGRARAGMNAPAVDRTALLRHFSRSPMIWMLGICSVATMGFALERFVALRRSRVIPKDFTNRFLERLSGDKLDRDRAAELCRSNDSPVARVFASVVRHWGQPSAQIRHAVSLEASGEVVELKRNVRVLNGTTTLAPLLGLLGTVLGMIESFGALGGKSGAARGEALASGISLALVSTALGLAIAIVSVVSYYYLLNKVDVLVKALDDEAAKVIELVSAEAGVQARGPEGRRPLEMSRHDVRPY; encoded by the coding sequence ATGTCGAAGGTTCTGGCCCGGGTGGGGCTCGGGTCGATGGGGGCCTTCGGGCCTTGCCTGGCATTGGCGCTCTGCCTGATGAGCGTCCCGTCGGAGGCGCAAGAGCCACCCGGCGCGGCGGCCAAGGCCGAGCCGGCGGCGGGTCGCGCGCGGGCAGGTATGAATGCTCCTGCGGTGGATCGGACGGCGCTGCTGAGGCATTTCAGCCGCAGCCCGATGATCTGGATGCTGGGCATCTGCTCGGTGGCGACGATGGGTTTCGCCCTGGAGCGGTTCGTCGCCCTGAGGCGGTCGCGGGTGATTCCCAAGGACTTCACCAACCGATTCCTGGAACGGCTCTCGGGCGACAAGCTCGACCGCGACCGGGCGGCGGAACTCTGCCGGTCGAATGACAGCCCGGTGGCGCGCGTCTTTGCCTCGGTCGTGCGGCACTGGGGACAGCCCTCCGCGCAAATCAGGCATGCGGTCTCGCTGGAGGCGTCCGGCGAGGTGGTCGAGCTGAAGCGGAACGTGCGGGTGCTCAACGGCACGACGACTCTTGCCCCCTTGCTGGGCCTGCTGGGGACGGTGCTGGGGATGATCGAGTCGTTCGGGGCGCTCGGCGGCAAGTCGGGCGCGGCGCGGGGCGAGGCGCTTGCGAGCGGGATCAGCCTGGCTCTCGTCTCCACGGCACTGGGGCTGGCAATCGCGATCGTGTCGGTGGTGTCCTACTACTACCTGCTGAACAAGGTGGACGTGCTCGTCAAGGCGCTCGATGACGAGGCGGCGAAGGTGATCGAGCTGGTCTCGGCCGAGGCCGGGGTGCAGGCACGCGGGCCTGAAGGCAGGAGGCCGCTGGAGATGTCGCGGCATGACGTGCGGCCTTACTGA
- a CDS encoding PPC domain-containing protein, which yields MASAQFPEPKLAGLSTTGGRAGDSVLLTISGTDLEGANSLWFDHPGFRAFLLKGATFRVAIGPDVPPGHHDIRASGPLGISNPRVFVVGDRPEALEVEPNETKATATPLTPNSTVSGVIATPTELDFYAFEGVKGRRLFLDLAAERLDSKLDATLTLYGPDGRAMAESRDVRGVDPFLDVTLPADGRYTLRVHDVVYGGSPQHVYRLTIHEGPHVDAAIPRALEPGKTTKVTFYGRGLGGKNSPGLTADGMPLEQVEVDVTIPADDLSWPGQVAGAGLLRRGADYVYANGSGRAEPIGFALANVPVTLEVEPNDETKPQTLTLPAEVSGTFGEPSDLDVYRFKAKKGEVYWIEATAEKIGSSADPVFVVQQVDDKGVATDLVVGDDLADAGTAPRALLSSVDPAIRWEAPADGTFQVAISDLLGSQRGDARLAYVLSIRPARADYQLMIAPENLALASALTVRAGGKASARILVARVDGFSRPIRVEAVDLPAGLKCDPTVIAAGQVQAPIVVEADPTAKEGIVTLKLVGRSLNADGKADPSEVVMPAMGVGLIAVDVPSKSRRTRGFPLTVIGGAPFAVAWSADTLIAAPGRRLDFKANVTRLPGFVEAVALASVDVPPGVPALALTIAKDQGSATGSLLLPKTVTPGVYALMARGSGPFPFSKDPAAKEKPNVTVSEPTNILLLDVRAAPATMAAVMPPGPLARGSKLEIPLTITRVVKDCGPVTVRLIAEADMKLSAEVVAIAADQGAGKLTILAGADAPEGPKAVLLRISATVDGQVIETDEPLTLTVAPKS from the coding sequence GTGGCTTCGGCCCAGTTTCCCGAGCCGAAGCTGGCTGGGCTCTCGACCACCGGAGGCCGGGCCGGCGATTCGGTGTTGCTGACGATTTCGGGGACTGACCTGGAGGGGGCGAATTCCCTCTGGTTCGACCATCCGGGGTTCCGGGCCTTCCTGCTCAAAGGGGCGACCTTCCGGGTGGCGATCGGGCCCGACGTGCCCCCGGGGCATCACGACATCAGGGCGTCTGGCCCCCTGGGGATTAGCAATCCGCGGGTCTTCGTGGTGGGGGATCGGCCCGAGGCGCTCGAGGTCGAGCCCAACGAGACCAAGGCGACCGCGACTCCTCTGACGCCCAACTCGACGGTCAGCGGAGTGATCGCGACACCGACCGAGCTGGACTTTTACGCGTTCGAAGGCGTGAAAGGCCGCCGGTTATTCCTGGATCTGGCGGCCGAGCGACTTGATAGCAAGCTCGACGCGACCCTGACGCTTTATGGCCCCGATGGCCGGGCGATGGCCGAGAGCCGGGACGTGCGCGGGGTTGATCCGTTCCTCGACGTCACCCTGCCGGCGGACGGCCGGTATACCTTGCGGGTACACGACGTCGTCTACGGCGGCTCGCCCCAGCATGTCTATCGCCTGACGATCCACGAAGGGCCGCACGTCGACGCGGCGATCCCCAGGGCGCTGGAGCCGGGCAAGACGACCAAAGTCACGTTCTACGGCCGAGGTCTGGGCGGCAAAAATTCGCCGGGCCTGACCGCCGATGGGATGCCGCTGGAGCAGGTCGAGGTCGACGTGACGATCCCGGCCGACGACCTGAGCTGGCCGGGGCAGGTTGCTGGGGCGGGTTTGCTGCGTCGGGGGGCCGATTACGTCTACGCCAATGGCTCGGGACGAGCCGAGCCGATCGGCTTTGCCTTGGCGAACGTCCCGGTGACTCTCGAAGTCGAGCCGAATGACGAGACAAAGCCGCAGACGCTGACCTTGCCGGCGGAAGTCTCGGGGACGTTCGGTGAGCCCTCCGACCTGGACGTCTATCGGTTCAAGGCGAAGAAGGGAGAAGTCTACTGGATCGAGGCGACCGCGGAGAAGATCGGCTCGTCGGCCGATCCCGTGTTCGTGGTCCAGCAGGTCGACGACAAAGGGGTGGCGACGGATCTGGTCGTGGGCGACGACCTGGCCGACGCGGGGACGGCTCCGCGTGCGTTGCTCAGCTCCGTCGACCCGGCGATTCGCTGGGAGGCGCCCGCGGATGGCACGTTCCAGGTGGCGATCAGCGACCTGCTCGGCTCACAGCGCGGGGATGCCCGCCTGGCGTATGTCCTGTCGATCCGCCCCGCCAGAGCCGACTATCAACTCATGATCGCCCCCGAAAATCTGGCGCTGGCGTCGGCTCTCACCGTGCGAGCCGGCGGCAAGGCAAGCGCGAGGATTCTGGTCGCCCGCGTGGACGGGTTCAGCCGGCCGATCCGCGTCGAGGCGGTGGACCTCCCCGCAGGCCTGAAATGCGATCCGACGGTGATCGCCGCCGGGCAGGTGCAGGCCCCGATCGTCGTCGAGGCCGATCCGACCGCCAAAGAGGGGATTGTCACTCTCAAACTAGTGGGCCGATCGCTGAACGCGGACGGCAAGGCGGATCCCTCCGAAGTGGTCATGCCGGCGATGGGTGTGGGGCTGATCGCGGTTGATGTGCCGTCGAAATCGCGGCGGACACGCGGTTTCCCGCTGACGGTGATCGGTGGGGCGCCGTTCGCGGTCGCCTGGTCGGCCGACACGCTCATCGCGGCCCCCGGTCGGCGACTCGATTTCAAGGCGAACGTGACCCGATTGCCGGGGTTTGTCGAGGCAGTCGCGCTGGCGAGTGTTGACGTGCCGCCGGGGGTTCCTGCGCTCGCCCTGACGATCGCCAAGGATCAAGGCTCGGCGACCGGATCGTTGCTCCTGCCCAAGACGGTAACGCCGGGTGTTTATGCCCTGATGGCCAGGGGATCGGGTCCGTTCCCGTTCAGCAAGGACCCGGCGGCCAAGGAAAAGCCGAACGTGACGGTCAGCGAGCCGACGAACATCCTGTTGCTCGACGTGAGGGCGGCGCCGGCGACGATGGCGGCCGTCATGCCCCCGGGGCCTCTGGCACGAGGGAGCAAGCTGGAGATCCCGCTGACGATCACGAGGGTCGTCAAAGACTGCGGGCCGGTGACGGTACGACTGATCGCGGAAGCCGACATGAAGCTGAGTGCCGAGGTCGTCGCGATTGCCGCGGATCAAGGCGCGGGCAAGCTGACGATCCTCGCGGGTGCCGATGCGCCGGAAGGGCCGAAGGCGGTTCTTCTGCGGATCTCGGCGACCGTGGATGGACAGGTGATCGAGACCGACGAGCCCCTGACCCTGACCGTCGCGCCGAAATCCTAA
- a CDS encoding biopolymer transporter ExbD, producing MLSDRMHADELPYVNMTPMVDVVLCLLVFFMAATKLYDWDQSEFEVNVPEVTSAAPLTSAPDDLTITVLGPGRVALGDETTDLAGLGKALDEAKARYADQGVLVRGDAKLAYQDLADVLSTCNEAGIKNVRLPVRPREAGATTAPAP from the coding sequence ATGCTCTCGGACCGGATGCACGCCGACGAGTTGCCTTATGTGAACATGACGCCGATGGTGGACGTCGTGCTCTGCCTGCTCGTCTTCTTCATGGCGGCGACGAAGCTGTATGACTGGGACCAGAGCGAGTTCGAGGTGAACGTCCCCGAGGTGACGAGCGCCGCGCCGCTGACGTCCGCGCCCGACGACCTCACTATCACGGTCCTGGGCCCCGGCCGGGTGGCGCTCGGCGACGAGACGACCGACCTCGCGGGGCTGGGCAAGGCGCTCGACGAGGCCAAGGCCAGGTATGCCGACCAGGGGGTGCTGGTGCGCGGGGACGCCAAGCTGGCGTACCAGGACCTGGCCGACGTGCTCTCGACGTGCAACGAGGCGGGGATCAAGAATGTCCGCCTGCCGGTCCGGCCGAGGGAAGCCGGGGCAACGACCGCGCCGGCGCCCTGA